ATATTCGGGGTGAATGCTGAGGTATTCGGATTTTTCCTTGATGAGCCTCTTCCAATTTACTACATCGCTTTTGCTTTGCTGCTCTTTACCCTGCTGATAATACGCAATCTTGAAAAAAGCAAAGTCGGAAGGGCCCTCCACTATGTTCAGGAAGATTCACTCGCATCAGAAAGCATTGGCATAAACGCACGCTTTTACAGAGTTTTTGCCTTTTCTCTCGGAGCTGCAATAGCAGGTCTTGCCGGATTTGTATTCTCTATACAATATGCAGCGGTCAGCCCCGAGGCTTTCAACTTTATGACCTCTGTCATTTTCTTTGCCATCGTCCTTGTGGGCGGAAAGGCTTCTATCCCCGGAATACTCGCAGGTACATTCATAATGTTCGTTCTGCCGGAAGTATTCAGAGAATTCGCAACAGCCAGATACTTTGTTTTTGGTTTTGCCATGATATTGTCTATGATACTTCGTCCTGAAGGTATGTTCCCTGCTAAATACGGCAAACTGCCGAAATATGTTACGGAGGAGAAAGCATGAGCCTTCTACTTGAACTTAAAGACGTAACAAAAGTATTCGGCGGCGTTGTCGCCATGGACTCCCTCTCCTTTAAAGTTGACGAGGGGCAGATTTACGGTGTAATCGGACCTAACGGTGCAGGAAAAACAACAGCTTTCAACTGCATAACAGGTATATATAAACCAGAAAGCGGCTCTATACTCTGGAAAGGACATGACATATCAGGTATGCACCCCTGTGACATATCATCACTCGGTATTGTCAGAACTTTTCAAAACATTCGTCTGTTCGGTAAAATGAGTGTTGCGGAAAATATAATCTCCGGTCGCCATCAGAAATCAAAACAAAAATGGTATCAGGGACTTTTCAGCACACCCGCATATAAAAAAGACGAGTATGAAAACTGGATGAAGGTTCGGGAGATAATGGAATTTCTCGAACTTATGCCTTATGCGAAAACACCTACGAACTCACTTGCATACGGTATCCAGCGCAGAGTGGAGATAGCAAGGGCGCTTGCCACTGAACCAGAACTTCTTATCCTTGATGAGCCGGCAGCCGGTCTCAACGACAAAGAGACCCTTGAGCTCGTAGATCTTATCTTTAAGATCAGAGAGATGGGCATTACTATCCTCCTTATTGAACACGACATGGACATGGTAATGCAGCTGGTTGACTACATCACAGTAATTAACTTCGGTAAAAAAATAAGCGAAGGGACAACTGAATTTATCCAGAATGACCCTATAGTTATCGAAGCTTATCTGGGAACCGACGACGATGAGGAGGAAGATTAATATGGCTGAAACACTGCTTGAAGTAAAAGACCTTGTCGTCAACTATGGAAGTATACAGGCGATAAAAGGCATCAGCTTTGATGTAAAAGAAGGGGAAATAGTTTCCGTACTGGGGGCAAATGGTGCGGGAAAAACGACTACACTCCGAACTATAAGCGGACTTATAAAGGCTAAATCAGGAAACATTT
This window of the Denitrovibrio acetiphilus DSM 12809 genome carries:
- a CDS encoding branched-chain amino acid ABC transporter permease; translated protein: MMNRAKIGYIILFTCLALFPLVDNPRWLTVITTFCIYSVVALSVDIVLGRAGMFDMGHALFFGLGAYITAILNVHFGYNVLVAIPFVIIIPAIIAIVISSPIVHLRGDYLLVATVGMNIVFEQALKNNLFGLTGGPNGIFGVNAEVFGFFLDEPLPIYYIAFALLLFTLLIIRNLEKSKVGRALHYVQEDSLASESIGINARFYRVFAFSLGAAIAGLAGFVFSIQYAAVSPEAFNFMTSVIFFAIVLVGGKASIPGILAGTFIMFVLPEVFREFATARYFVFGFAMILSMILRPEGMFPAKYGKLPKYVTEEKA
- a CDS encoding ABC transporter ATP-binding protein, producing MSLLLELKDVTKVFGGVVAMDSLSFKVDEGQIYGVIGPNGAGKTTAFNCITGIYKPESGSILWKGHDISGMHPCDISSLGIVRTFQNIRLFGKMSVAENIISGRHQKSKQKWYQGLFSTPAYKKDEYENWMKVREIMEFLELMPYAKTPTNSLAYGIQRRVEIARALATEPELLILDEPAAGLNDKETLELVDLIFKIREMGITILLIEHDMDMVMQLVDYITVINFGKKISEGTTEFIQNDPIVIEAYLGTDDDEEED